Proteins from one Listeria innocua genomic window:
- a CDS encoding Cof-type HAD-IIB family hydrolase, with amino-acid sequence MKPRGICFFDMDGTLLNSESKVLDTSLQALDKLRENNIIPVIATGRTLIEISHQMKITGIESAVMMNGQMAIFEGEKVYEDVIDADLLDRLTEEAKSQNVEVCYYNDKRIGATASTPVVKAHYDFLGEPMPEVRPNMYKEETINMALLLLESGDDYFPERFPELQFVRNTPFSNDVLRNGGSKAVGISKLLEVMGYQDVPTYAFGDGMNDLEMFGAVDYAIAMENAVPLLKEKASFVTKDNNSDGIMLGLKQFDLI; translated from the coding sequence GTGAAACCACGTGGAATTTGTTTTTTTGATATGGATGGAACACTATTAAATAGTGAATCTAAAGTACTTGATACCTCGCTTCAAGCACTTGATAAACTTCGAGAAAATAATATTATTCCTGTTATTGCTACTGGTCGGACCCTTATAGAAATCAGTCATCAAATGAAAATTACCGGCATTGAATCCGCAGTAATGATGAACGGACAAATGGCTATTTTTGAAGGAGAAAAAGTGTACGAAGATGTGATTGATGCTGATTTGCTTGATCGTTTGACGGAAGAAGCTAAATCACAAAATGTAGAGGTTTGCTATTATAATGATAAAAGAATTGGCGCAACTGCAAGTACACCAGTTGTAAAAGCGCATTATGATTTTTTAGGCGAGCCAATGCCAGAAGTAAGACCGAATATGTATAAAGAAGAAACTATCAATATGGCGCTTCTTTTACTCGAGTCAGGTGATGACTATTTTCCAGAACGTTTTCCAGAATTACAATTCGTTCGCAATACACCATTTAGTAATGACGTCTTAAGAAATGGCGGATCTAAAGCTGTCGGTATTTCGAAACTACTTGAAGTTATGGGCTATCAAGATGTTCCAACCTATGCTTTTGGAGATGGCATGAACGACTTAGAGATGTTTGGCGCTGTGGATTATGCGATTGCAATGGAAAACGCCGTACCATTATTAAAAGAAAAAGCATCATTCGTTACAAAAGATAATAATAGTGACGGAATAATGCTTGGCTTAAAACAATTTGATTTAATTTAA
- a CDS encoding GNAT family N-acetyltransferase, which translates to MIRKLTVSDNEEVMALLKPEATLNLFIIGDIENFGYESDVQDLWGEFDSSGKLHALLLRFDTFFLPYSKDANFDAKAFSEIIAKHDTYEVSGISRVTKELEPFLPELAEKRQDTYFCECEHVNRISVNQDVIVRTAVAEDVAPIIKMRKHIKEFGSRDENEELIIRQIEKGVKRIYYIEQDQEVVAVAETSAENSFSAMITGVATSDGYRQRGFASTLLKKLCCDVLAEGKKPCLFYDNPVAGEIYHRLGFEHTGDFVMYK; encoded by the coding sequence ATGATTAGAAAACTAACTGTATCTGATAATGAAGAAGTAATGGCACTTTTAAAACCCGAAGCAACCCTCAATTTATTTATTATTGGGGATATCGAAAATTTTGGTTACGAGAGTGATGTGCAAGATCTTTGGGGCGAATTCGATTCATCAGGTAAATTACATGCATTGTTACTTCGATTCGATACGTTTTTCTTACCCTATTCAAAAGACGCTAATTTTGATGCAAAAGCTTTCTCAGAAATTATTGCTAAGCATGATACATATGAAGTTAGCGGTATTTCTCGTGTCACAAAGGAACTAGAACCATTTTTACCAGAGCTTGCCGAAAAAAGACAAGACACTTATTTTTGCGAATGCGAACATGTAAATCGTATTTCTGTAAATCAAGACGTTATTGTAAGAACGGCAGTAGCAGAAGACGTAGCTCCAATTATTAAAATGCGCAAACACATTAAAGAATTTGGTTCACGCGATGAAAATGAAGAATTAATTATTCGCCAAATTGAAAAAGGCGTTAAACGAATTTATTATATTGAACAAGACCAAGAAGTAGTTGCCGTAGCAGAAACATCGGCAGAAAATTCCTTTTCAGCAATGATTACAGGTGTAGCGACAAGTGATGGATATCGACAACGCGGTTTTGCAAGTACGCTTCTAAAAAAATTATGTTGCGATGTATTAGCAGAAGGAAAGAAACCATGTTTATTTTATGATAACCCAGTTGCTGGTGAAATATATCACCGCCTTGGTTTTGAGCACACAGGAGATTTTGTTATGTATAAATAA
- a CDS encoding Bax inhibitor-1/YccA family protein: MNEINPTSERVNTEKRTNKQIIMQKILNWFVFSLLLASIGAAIGSKLSPELYLPLVVLEVALLITAMVVRRSKTINKVVGYPVVLAFAFVTGLTLGPTLTYYFGAGQGAAVLMAFVTATITFTTLAFIGAKMKKDLSFLSSALFAAIIILIIFSFAGVFLPLGSMLTTIISAGGTIIFSLYILYDFNQIMKRDVELADVPMLALNLYLDFLNLFMFLLRLFTGRD; this comes from the coding sequence ATGAACGAAATCAATCCAACATCCGAGCGAGTAAACACAGAGAAAAGAACAAATAAACAAATTATTATGCAAAAAATACTTAATTGGTTTGTATTTTCTTTGCTACTTGCATCTATCGGTGCTGCGATTGGGAGTAAATTAAGTCCAGAACTTTATTTGCCTCTTGTCGTGTTAGAAGTCGCGTTACTTATCACAGCAATGGTAGTGCGTCGAAGTAAAACAATTAATAAAGTGGTAGGGTACCCAGTAGTACTAGCATTTGCGTTTGTCACAGGCTTAACGCTTGGACCAACTTTGACATATTATTTTGGTGCAGGACAAGGTGCCGCCGTTCTGATGGCATTTGTTACAGCAACCATTACATTCACAACACTAGCTTTTATTGGCGCAAAAATGAAAAAAGACTTATCTTTCTTAAGTAGCGCATTATTCGCTGCGATTATTATTCTTATCATCTTTAGTTTTGCTGGAGTATTTTTACCACTAGGTTCTATGCTGACAACTATTATTTCAGCAGGTGGGACAATTATTTTCTCATTATACATTTTGTATGATTTTAACCAAATTATGAAGCGCGATGTGGAACTTGCAGATGTGCCAATGCTTGCGCTAAATTTATACCTTGATTTCCTTAACTTATTCATGTTCTTACTCCGCCTATTTACAGGTCGTGATTAA